The following proteins are co-located in the Bombus pascuorum chromosome 3, iyBomPasc1.1, whole genome shotgun sequence genome:
- the LOC132905153 gene encoding uncharacterized protein LOC132905153, with protein MARRKEQTQLQVEVETEDDWQQLLSRKGLILADVYSEWCGPCIAMVSTLRSVKLEIGGDTINYAIVKNDYIGDLERFRGRSEPVWMFLQNGKMVNLVFGANCPQLRKLLITEIKRVQNEEEPETVLDVSTRTPEEEVKWQEKEAIRKVMEDQQRAKKEAEEREMYETFLAQMIFELSEVTALVFYPWVFKEEGRHRDKYQCPPYLELINTLFKQNFDVLEELRVQLNEETIEKMFVESNVEITKELVTGLMDGRTIAMRLKGRRPHPDWPVPYPFECPKGTKRCPTRAINDVEDYLIHLLTSTTPLIHPNAAPSSSNESYMERYVYVHEPDPEDEEDFPRTDPAVWVPPQARSKVHVYTTLFSNYMELVHPYEEPVPPAPFCAVKFYYSKFAVVRETCALYPDAIEYFGAFEFDNPPIARRIASSPEDFERKAKYQTGNEIFVIILRRISDDAFLSFASIEPYFVTEDDEKAQAMIDEYFPEGAEDVILEMFEEEEEEEEEEEEYYGEEEIEDENEENKEEEFAIYTFL; from the exons ATGgcgagaagaaaagagcaaACTCAGCTGCAAGTCGAAGTGGAAACCGAGGATGATTGGCAACAGCTGTTAAGTCGGAAGGGTTTAATTCTCGCCGACGTTTACTCCGAGTGGTGTGGCCCGTGCATCGCCATGGTGAGCACTCTACGAAGTGTAAAATTAGAGATAGGAGGTGACACGATCAACTACGCGATCGTGAAGAACGATTACATCGGCGATCTCGAACGATTTCGCGGCAGAAGCGAGCCAGTCTGGATGTTCCTTCAAAACGGCAAGATGGTGAACCTTGTGTTCGGTGCTAATTGCCCACAGCTTAGAAAATTGCTTATAACGGAGATCAAAAGGGTGCAGAACGAGGAGGAACCGGAAACGGTGCTGGATGTGAGCACTAGGACACCCGAGGAAGAAGTTAAATGGCAAGAGAAGGAAGCCATCAG AAAAGTGATGGAGGATCAACAACGTGCCAAGAAAGAAGCTGAGGAAAGAGAGATGTACGAGACGTTCCTGGCACAGATGATATTCGAATTGAGCGAGGTCACCGCTCTGGTTTTCTATCCGTGGGTGTTCAAGGAAGAGGGTCGACACAGGGACAAGTACCAGTGCCCTCCGTATCTCGAACTAATTAACACGctgtttaaacaaaatttcgaCGTGCTCGAGGAGCTTCGTGTGCAATTAAACGAGGAAACGATCGAGAAGATGTTTGTTGAGAGTAACGTGGAGATTACGAAAGAACTGGTAACAG GATTAATGGACGGTAGAACGATAGCGATGAGATTGAAAGGTAGACGTCCTCATCCTGATTGGCCTGTACCCTATCCCTTCGAATGTCCTAAAGGGACTAAAAGGTGTCCGACGCGAGCGATCAACGATGTCGAAGATTATCTGATACATTTGTTAACCAGCACGACTCCACTGATACACCCTAACGCTGCTCCTTCCTCCTCAAATGAGTCTTACATGGAGAGGTACGTGTACGTTCATGAACCTGATCCCGAGGATGAGGAGGATTTTCCTCGCACCGATCCCGCGGTTTGGGTGCCTCCTcag GCCAGAAGCAAGGTACACGTGTACACGACCCTCTTCTCCAATTACATGGAACTAGTGCACCCTTACGAAGAGCCCGTACCACCGGCTCCCTTCTGCGCCGTCAAGTTTTACTATTCAAAGTTCGCGGTCGTCCGTGAAACATGCGCGTTGTACCCCGACGCGATCGAATATTTTGGCGCGTTCGAGTTCGATAATCCACCGATAGCCAGGCGAATAGCGTCCAGCCCCGAAGATTTCGAAAGAAAG GCAAAATATCAAACTGGTAACGAGATATTCGTGATAATCCTCCGGAGGATCAGCGACGATGCTTTTTTGTCATTTGCGAGCATCGAGCCGTATTTCGTCACTGAAGACGATGAAAAGGCGCAAGCGATGATAGACGAGTACTTCCCCGAGGGTGCTGAAGATGTTATTCTCGAGATgttcgaagaagaagaggaggaagaggaggaagaggaggagtATTACGGAGAAGAGgaaatcgaagatgaaaaCGAGGAGAATAAGGAAGAAGAATTTGCGATCTACACTTTCTTATGA